The following proteins are encoded in a genomic region of Verrucomicrobiaceae bacterium:
- a CDS encoding ribonucleotide-diphosphate reductase subunit beta has protein sequence MQKSYKIGNREFPLDQEKAEAAYAAKKVINGRKSMTFNLLPLKYQWAYDLYRIMKANHWEPEDIQMQKDVEQWRSKEVSENERWIIMMGIGYFSAAEGIVGDNIQHVVRELVTAPELKLVLGRHAHEENIHADSLLYMISSLGINPHECEAMFEQIPTIVAKNEFVTRISNSMRRDLDLTKLENKQLLARNIFMFGQCMEGTQFYGLFGMILALYRQNKFPGIGQMFRYTLRDESNHIEVFRNLFMDLVEENPDLWTPEFREELVAIMREAIALEKNFIRDCLPVNAVGLSAAEFEQYIDFIADRRLAGCGLPALNPGVKNPLPWLADLMDVRKEQNFFEGKVTDYQKSSALSHSSDDDL, from the coding sequence ATGCAAAAATCATACAAGATTGGCAACCGTGAGTTCCCTCTCGATCAAGAGAAAGCCGAAGCCGCCTACGCGGCCAAAAAAGTCATCAATGGCCGCAAGTCGATGACCTTCAATCTCCTGCCGCTGAAGTACCAGTGGGCCTATGATCTCTACCGCATCATGAAGGCGAACCACTGGGAGCCAGAGGACATCCAGATGCAGAAGGATGTGGAGCAGTGGCGCTCCAAGGAAGTCAGCGAAAATGAGCGCTGGATCATCATGATGGGCATCGGCTACTTTTCCGCCGCCGAGGGCATCGTGGGGGACAATATCCAGCACGTCGTGCGTGAGCTGGTGACTGCGCCGGAGCTGAAGCTCGTCCTGGGCCGCCATGCGCATGAGGAAAACATCCACGCCGACTCGCTGCTGTACATGATTTCCTCCCTGGGCATCAATCCGCATGAGTGCGAGGCCATGTTCGAGCAGATCCCCACGATCGTCGCCAAGAACGAATTCGTCACCCGCATCTCCAACAGCATGCGCCGTGATTTGGACCTCACGAAGCTGGAGAACAAGCAACTCCTCGCCCGCAACATCTTCATGTTCGGTCAGTGCATGGAGGGGACGCAGTTTTATGGCCTTTTCGGCATGATTTTGGCCCTCTATCGCCAGAATAAGTTCCCCGGCATCGGCCAGATGTTCCGCTACACCCTGCGGGATGAGAGCAACCACATCGAAGTCTTCCGCAATCTCTTCATGGACCTCGTGGAGGAAAATCCAGACCTGTGGACGCCGGAGTTCCGCGAAGAACTCGTCGCCATCATGCGCGAGGCCATCGCTCTGGAGAAAAACTTCATCCGCGACTGCCTGCCCGTGAATGCCGTGGGCCTCAGCGCAGCGGAATTCGAGCAATACATCGACTTCATCGCCGACCGCCGCCTCGCGGGCTGCGGCCTGCCCGCCCTGAATCCGGGCGTGAAAAACCCGCTCCCTTGGCTGGCCGACCTCATGGACGTGCGCAAGGAGCAGAACTTCTTCGAAGGCAAAGTCACCGATTACCAAAAGTCCTCTGCCCTCTCCCACTCCTCCGACGACGACCTCTAA